A DNA window from Acidobacteriota bacterium contains the following coding sequences:
- a CDS encoding glycosyltransferase family 9 protein: MGKIINIHFGHGLGDCTYFAHQLPLYVRRGYDILLSCNPDKRLLFEPCGINITHERNGAPQVSWDESSPVGTLTAGNYYICNKAASNLGKAPMPDIGSPKDLWQEFCDVKLDIFPLIGETVWQEVRKFLAALPRPIILLHTIGNSFQESKSLSPDLTLELYQKLLDRFDGTLVLLDWDNRVPRLASFRVRHLTDDWKWIDVPTLIALIEEADLLIGIDSGPLHLARYTKTPAIGIFPHTYHYPARITLPRDNQLAIVPRNSTIEWNQKARLAYNIVHCEGDAVTTDFIAENAIKMLGKPRYLSERLIAADVQLQQFVSDWERGYGNGLSRYVDRHTSYDKLLRLLSERFANPLIVETGCIRAAEDWRGAGYSTYLFGAYLQRAGGQLISVDINPEYCEFARKATDEMTCARLECADSVSFLKNFNQPIDVLLLDSLDTENPNSHQHALDETQAALRHLHQQSIIIFDDTVYRNREFTGKGARAVPFLLANGWEISYSGYQTILQRKAIIHSTQSKRKLLLKTHLSPGDIITLTAAVRDLHLTHPDKFITDVRTSCSALWENNPYLAPLDESDPEVELIQCEYPLIHQSNQLPYHFIHGFRLYLQEQLGVNIEPHAFKGDIHLSALEKSWMSQVEESAGLGARFWIIVSGGKWDYTAKWWDIERAQQVVDYFQGRLRFVQCGEGGHFHPKLRGALDLVGKTDLRQIVRLMYHADGVICPVTMFMHLAAAVESKPGRPPNRPCVVIAGGREPSQWEAYPHHQYLHTMGALPCCDNGGCWKSRVEPLNDGDEKDHSLCVRPVTLNSGRKLPECLNMITAEDVIRAVENYLMYEGKENLKPQSPARHDFEKTWKAHRCPNCAAAVDQDDLFCGFCGHLLNVVDADFTVQRFGMVGD, translated from the coding sequence CGGCAAAGCCCCGATGCCGGACATCGGTTCGCCTAAAGATTTATGGCAAGAGTTCTGCGACGTCAAACTCGACATCTTTCCCTTGATTGGCGAAACGGTTTGGCAAGAAGTTAGAAAATTTCTTGCCGCCTTGCCGCGCCCGATTATCCTGCTTCACACCATCGGCAATTCGTTTCAAGAGAGCAAAAGCCTCTCTCCCGATTTAACCCTTGAACTCTATCAAAAACTTTTGGATCGTTTTGACGGAACATTAGTGCTGTTAGATTGGGATAATCGCGTGCCAAGGCTGGCGAGCTTTCGCGTCCGACACCTCACCGATGATTGGAAATGGATTGATGTTCCCACCCTGATTGCGCTTATCGAAGAGGCTGATTTGCTCATCGGCATCGACAGCGGTCCCCTGCATCTGGCGCGTTATACTAAAACGCCCGCTATCGGAATCTTTCCGCACACCTATCATTATCCGGCGCGCATTACCCTGCCGCGCGATAATCAATTAGCCATCGTGCCGCGCAACAGCACCATTGAATGGAATCAAAAAGCGCGCCTCGCTTATAACATCGTTCATTGCGAAGGCGATGCGGTGACTACCGATTTCATTGCCGAAAACGCCATCAAAATGCTTGGCAAACCGCGCTATTTAAGCGAACGCCTTATTGCCGCCGATGTTCAATTGCAGCAATTCGTATCAGACTGGGAACGCGGATATGGTAACGGACTCAGCCGCTATGTTGACCGTCACACAAGCTATGACAAATTGTTGCGATTGCTTAGCGAACGATTCGCCAATCCGTTGATTGTTGAAACCGGTTGCATTCGCGCCGCCGAAGACTGGCGGGGAGCCGGTTACAGCACCTATCTTTTCGGCGCTTATTTGCAACGCGCCGGTGGACAGTTGATTTCCGTTGACATCAATCCTGAGTATTGCGAATTTGCGCGCAAAGCAACCGATGAGATGACCTGCGCGCGCCTTGAATGCGCGGATTCAGTAAGCTTTCTTAAAAATTTCAACCAGCCGATTGATGTGTTGTTACTTGATAGCCTCGACACCGAAAATCCCAATTCTCATCAGCACGCATTGGATGAAACGCAGGCGGCGTTAAGGCATCTGCATCAACAATCCATCATTATTTTCGATGATACGGTTTATCGAAACCGCGAATTTACCGGCAAAGGGGCGCGCGCTGTTCCCTTTCTCTTAGCCAATGGTTGGGAAATCAGTTATTCCGGCTATCAAACGATTTTGCAGAGAAAAGCCATCATTCACTCCACGCAATCTAAACGAAAACTGCTATTGAAAACCCACCTGAGTCCCGGCGACATCATCACTTTAACGGCGGCTGTCCGCGATTTGCATCTGACGCACCCCGATAAATTTATCACCGATGTCAGAACCTCCTGCTCGGCGCTTTGGGAAAATAATCCTTACCTCGCGCCGCTTGACGAAAGCGACCCGGAAGTGGAATTGATTCAATGCGAATACCCGCTCATTCATCAATCCAATCAACTCCCGTATCACTTCATTCATGGATTTCGCTTGTATTTACAGGAACAGCTTGGCGTGAACATTGAACCGCACGCCTTCAAAGGCGATATTCATTTATCGGCATTAGAAAAAAGCTGGATGTCGCAGGTCGAGGAAAGCGCAGGATTAGGCGCGCGTTTCTGGATAATCGTGAGCGGCGGCAAATGGGATTACACAGCGAAATGGTGGGACATTGAGCGCGCTCAACAGGTGGTTGATTATTTTCAAGGTCGTCTGCGCTTTGTTCAATGTGGTGAAGGTGGGCATTTTCATCCCAAGCTGAGAGGCGCGCTTGATTTGGTGGGGAAAACCGATTTGCGACAAATCGTCAGATTGATGTATCACGCCGATGGGGTGATTTGTCCGGTGACCATGTTCATGCACCTTGCGGCAGCGGTTGAAAGCAAACCCGGACGCCCGCCCAATCGCCCCTGCGTGGTGATTGCCGGAGGTCGGGAACCTTCACAATGGGAAGCCTATCCGCACCATCAATATCTGCACACGATGGGCGCGTTGCCCTGTTGCGATAACGGCGGCTGTTGGAAAAGTCGCGTTGAACCGTTAAATGACGGCGACGAAAAAGACCACAGTCTATGTGTAAGACCGGTGACCTTGAATAGCGGGCGCAAACTGCCTGAATGTCTGAACATGATTACCGCCGAAGATGTGATTCGCGCGGTTGAAAATTATTTAATGTACGAGGGCAAGGAAAACTTAAAACCCCAATCGCCTGCCCGTCATGATTTTGAAAAAACCTGGAAAGCTCACAGGTGCCCGAATTGCGCAGCAGCAGTTGATCAAGATGATTTGTTTTGCGGTTTCTGCGGGCACCTGTTGAATGTCGTTGATGCCGACTTCACCGTTCAAAGATTCGGGATGGTGGGTGATTGA